In Oryza sativa Japonica Group chromosome 2, ASM3414082v1, the following are encoded in one genomic region:
- the LOC9271004 gene encoding UPF0481 protein At3g47200, which yields METAIQRRLEQNDGESSSFTIFRVPAQVRHENRQHYEPRLVSIGPYYRGRDELRAMEQHKWRLLRHFLQRAATVPLSDFMRAVRAVEQRARCCYSERTAIFDDDDDDDGFAEMLLLDGCFILEFFFKLNCREPDALCDVGWGLPLLHSDLLLLENQIPFFVVETLFHAFFRGAVAQDMLVALLLLQLRPNGIVFPKLPSSCPAPAPTGKINHLLHLYHEGFVPKPHAPLATAPSRQEGASRRLPLVIPCVTMLREAGVRFVNKRSPRDMFDITFDSNKGVLELPPVAIDQASLPLLVNLVAFEQSRGHTGGAAAAPLTSYTVLLSSLVRTGDDVDELHRAGIVDNMLSNNDDAASGFFQRLGDCSTMNYDDHLFGALFAGVKRYHDASWHRHKARFLRDHCSNPWSVIALGLAVLAFVFSLFNQLVVIHSLIHHNG from the coding sequence aTGGAAACGGCCATCCAACGAAGGCTCGAGCAAAACGACGGCGAGAGCAGCTCCTTCACCATCTTCCGTGTTCCCGCGCAGGTCCGCCACGAAAACAGGCAGCACTACGAGCCCCGGCTGGTGTCCATCGGCCCATACTACCGCGGCCGGGACGAGCTCCGCGCCATGGAGCAGCACAAGtggcgcctcctccgccattTCCTCCAGCGAGCGGCGACCGTCCCGCTCTCCGACTTCATGCGGGCGGTTCGGGCCGTCGAGCAGCGCGCTCGCTGCTGCTACAGCGAGAGGACAGCCAtcttcgacgacgacgacgacgacgacggcttcgCGGAGATGCTACTCCTCGACGGCTGCTTCATCCTCGAGTTCTTCTTCAAGTTAAACTGTAGGGAGCCCGACGCGCTGTGCGACGTCGGCTGGGGCCTCCCGCTGCTGCACtcggacctcctcctcctcgagaaCCAGATCCCCTTCTTCGTCGTCGAGACCCTCTTCCACGCCTTCTTCAGAGGCGCCGTGGCCCAAGACATGCTcgtcgcgctcctcctcctgcaaCTCAGGCCCAACGGCATCGTGTTCCCGAAGCTGCCGTCATCATGTCCGGCTCCGGCGCCGACCGGGAAGATcaaccacctcctccacctctatCACGAGGGCTTCGTGCCCAAGCCTCACGCCCCGCTGGCGACGGCGCCAAGCCGCCAGGAGGGCGCCTCTCGTCGGCTGCCACTGGTGATACCTTGCGTGACCATGCTGCGCGAGGCGGGCGTCAGGTTCGTGAACAAACGGTCGCCGCGAGACATGTTCGACATAACGTTCGACAGCAACAAGGGCGTGCTGGAGTTGCCGCCCGTGGCGATCGACCAAGCCAGCCTCCCGCTGCTGGTGAACCTCGTCGCCTTCGAGCAGAGCAGGGGGcacaccggcggcgccgccgccgcgccgctgacGAGCTACACGGTGCTTCTGTCGTCGCTCGTCAGGACAGGGGACGACGTGGACGAGCTGCACAGGGCCGGCATAGTCGACAACATGCTCTCCAACAACGACGACGCAGCGTCCGGCTTCTTCCAGCGTCTCGGCGACTGCAGCACGATGAACTACGATGACCACCTGTTCGGCGCGCTCTTCGCCGGCGTGAAGCGGTACCACGACGCGAGCTGGCACAGGCACAAAGCCAGGTTTCTGCGCGACCACTGCAGCAATCCATGGTCTGTCATCGCCTTGGGGCTCGCCGTGCTGGCATTTGTCTTTTCCCTATTCAACCAATTAGTTGTTATCCACAGTCTAATCCACCATAATGGATAG